The sequence AGCGCGTCCGCCCCGGCCGGCATGATGGTGTCGGTGGAGATGTTGTCGCCGACGTCGATGAGCACCGTGGTCTCCACCGTGTCGGGGTAGGCCTCGAAGTCGGGCAGCTCGGCGATGTTGTCGCCCTTGACCAGCGCGACCTCGGCAGCCTCCTCGGGCGGCGGGGGCGCCAGCAGCATCTCGGTGTTGACGCTCGCCTCGCTCGGCAGCTCCACGCCCCAGGTCAGCCCCAGCTCCTCGGCGAGCCGGCGCGGATCGGTGATCTCGCCGGTCAGCGCCGACGCGGCCGCGGTCTCCGGGGAGCAGAGGAAGACGTGGTCGTCCGGCGTGCCGGACCGTCCGGGGAAGTTGCGCGGCATGGTGCGCAGGCTGTTGCCGTGGCTCGTGGGCGTCTGACCCATGCCGATGCAGCCCAGGCAGCCCGACTGGTGCAGCCGCGCACCGGCGCCGATCAGGTCGAACGTCGCGCCCATCCTCGTCAGGTCCTGCAGGATCTCCCGCGAGGTCGGGTTGATGTCGAAGGAGACCCGGTCGTCGGTCTGGCGTCCCTTGACCATCGCTGCGGCGATCGCGAAGTCCCGCAGGCCCGGGTTGGCCGAGGACCCGATCACTGCCTGCTCGATCTCGGTGCCGGCCACCTCGGTCACCGGCACGACCTTGCCCGGCGAGCTCGGCAGCGCGATGAGCGGCTCGAGCGATCCGAGGTCGATCTCCTCGGTGACGTCGTACGTCGCGCCCTCGTCGGCGACCAGCTCGCGGTAGTCGTCCTCCCGGTGCTCGGCGGCGAGGAACTCCCGCACGCGCTCATCGGAGGGGAAGACCGAGCTCGTGGCGCCCAGCTCGGCGCCCATGTTGGCGATCACGTGCCGGTCCATCGCCGTCAGGGTCGCGACCCCGGGACCGTGGTATTCGATGACCCGGTTGGTGCCGCCCTTGACGTCGTGGCGGCGCAGCATCTCCAGGATGACGTCCTTGGCGCTCACCCACGGCGGCAGCTCGCCGGTCAGGTGCACGCCCCACACCTGGGGCATCTGCAGGTGCACCGGGTCGCCGGCGATCGCCTGCGCTACCTCGATGCCACCGAGACCGATGGCGAGCATCCCGAGCGATCCCGCCGCCGGGGTGTGGCTGTCGGAGCCGGCCAGCGTCGCGCCGGGGACGCCGAAGCGCTGCATGTGCGTGGGGTGGGAGACGCCGTTGCCGGGCTTGGAGTACCAGATCCCGAACCGCTGGCAGGCCGAGCGCAGGAACTCGTGGTCCTCGGCGTTGCGACTGCCCGACTGCAGCAGGTTGTGGTCGACGTACTGCACCGACACGTCCGTGCGGGCACGGTCCAGACCCATCGCCTCGAGCTCGAGCATCACCAGGGTG comes from Nocardioides panacisoli and encodes:
- a CDS encoding aconitate hydratase — protein: MSSARNVTQKLIADHLVAGALEPGTEIGLHMDQTLTQDATGTLVMLELEAMGLDRARTDVSVQYVDHNLLQSGSRNAEDHEFLRSACQRFGIWYSKPGNGVSHPTHMQRFGVPGATLAGSDSHTPAAGSLGMLAIGLGGIEVAQAIAGDPVHLQMPQVWGVHLTGELPPWVSAKDVILEMLRRHDVKGGTNRVIEYHGPGVATLTAMDRHVIANMGAELGATSSVFPSDERVREFLAAEHREDDYRELVADEGATYDVTEEIDLGSLEPLIALPSSPGKVVPVTEVAGTEIEQAVIGSSANPGLRDFAIAAAMVKGRQTDDRVSFDINPTSREILQDLTRMGATFDLIGAGARLHQSGCLGCIGMGQTPTSHGNSLRTMPRNFPGRSGTPDDHVFLCSPETAAASALTGEITDPRRLAEELGLTWGVELPSEASVNTEMLLAPPPPEEAAEVALVKGDNIAELPDFEAYPDTVETTVLIDVGDNISTDTIMPAGADALPFRSNIPKLAEFAFRDVDPDYARKALEVAEDGGHAIVGGATYGQGSSREHAALAPRYLGLRLVVAESFARIHWQNLVNFGVLPVEFVDPADHAAVEVGDRLRLDGVRAALEQDELELHNTTQGTTYAVRHRLSPRQLEVLLDGGLVPQLRNRTTDEE